One part of the Microbacterium saperdae genome encodes these proteins:
- a CDS encoding thiamine pyrophosphate-dependent dehydrogenase E1 component subunit alpha — MSAVGDIVHMYREMRRIRAFEDRLMDLKAGGEVPGSMHLTNGQEAIAVGVASILRPDDYVTATYRGHGWAISRGSDLTGLFAEVMARSGGVNGGRAGSPYFSDASINFLGENSIVGAGVPIAAGAALSAQRHGQGQVSVVAIGDGATNQGAVHEALNLAAALTLPMVLVVENNIYSEMVRIKDMTKIDQLAIRAEGYGIPGVTIDGNDPHLVAAAAAEAVERARRGEGPTLIEAMTQRLVGHHSGDAQHYRPRGEVAEAALDEPLQRIRNAADAALLSELDAVDAEVAAEIERAVDAARATELPDPNTAKDHVYA, encoded by the coding sequence GTGAGCGCTGTGGGCGACATCGTGCACATGTATCGCGAGATGCGGCGGATCCGCGCCTTCGAGGATCGCCTCATGGATCTGAAGGCGGGCGGTGAGGTGCCGGGTTCCATGCATCTCACCAACGGGCAGGAGGCGATCGCGGTCGGCGTGGCGAGCATCCTTCGCCCTGACGACTACGTCACGGCCACCTACCGCGGCCACGGCTGGGCGATCTCGCGCGGCAGCGACCTGACCGGGCTGTTCGCCGAGGTCATGGCGCGCTCCGGGGGAGTGAACGGCGGGCGCGCCGGTTCCCCCTACTTCAGCGACGCGAGCATCAACTTCCTCGGTGAGAACTCGATCGTCGGCGCCGGCGTCCCCATCGCCGCCGGTGCGGCGCTGTCGGCGCAGCGACACGGCCAGGGCCAGGTGTCGGTCGTCGCGATCGGCGACGGCGCGACCAACCAGGGCGCGGTGCACGAGGCGTTGAACCTCGCCGCCGCGCTGACGCTGCCGATGGTGCTCGTGGTCGAGAACAACATCTACTCCGAGATGGTCCGCATCAAGGACATGACCAAGATCGATCAGCTCGCGATCCGCGCTGAGGGCTACGGCATCCCTGGCGTCACGATCGACGGCAACGACCCCCACCTGGTCGCCGCGGCTGCCGCGGAAGCGGTGGAGCGCGCTCGCCGCGGCGAGGGGCCGACGCTGATCGAGGCGATGACCCAGCGTCTGGTGGGGCATCACAGCGGCGATGCGCAGCACTACCGCCCACGCGGCGAAGTCGCCGAGGCGGCACTCGATGAGCCGCTGCAACGCATCCGCAACGCCGCCGACGCCGCCCTGCTCTCCGAGCTCGATGCCGTCGATGCCGAGGTCGCCGCCGAGATCGAGCGCGCCGTCGATGCGGCGCGCGCCACCGAACTGCCCGACCCGAACACCGCCAAGGATCACGTCTATGCCTGA
- a CDS encoding alpha-ketoacid dehydrogenase subunit beta, with protein MPDATQTISYIQAVQHGLRWSLEALDDTVIFGEDVAVPGGPFGATKNLHRDFGSDRIFDTPISETAFLGMALGAAMTGLRPIAEIMYADFMFVAMDQLVNQIANTRYVSRGTYGAPLVIRTQQGYSSGSCAQHSHSIEAYIAHTPGLRLAVPSTADDAYQMLRAAIVSDDPVVVAEARMLYPTKGEVRLDAPVEPIGGGRITREGADVTVVAWSRMAAAALEAAEELAAEGIDVEVVDPRWLAPLDFDLIAASVRKTGRLVIAHEANLTGGFGAEIAARAAEECFRDLRAPIARVGAPDVPTPAAPALQAVVIPSAADVVSAVRRVVR; from the coding sequence ATGCCTGACGCCACCCAGACCATCAGCTACATCCAAGCGGTCCAGCACGGGCTGCGCTGGTCACTCGAAGCGCTCGACGACACCGTCATCTTCGGTGAGGACGTCGCAGTGCCCGGCGGTCCGTTCGGCGCCACCAAGAACCTGCACCGCGACTTCGGCTCCGACCGGATCTTCGACACCCCCATCTCGGAGACCGCGTTCCTGGGCATGGCGCTCGGTGCCGCGATGACGGGGCTGCGCCCGATCGCCGAGATCATGTACGCGGACTTCATGTTCGTCGCGATGGATCAGCTCGTGAACCAGATCGCGAACACGCGCTACGTCAGTCGGGGCACGTACGGCGCCCCGCTGGTCATCCGCACGCAGCAGGGATACTCGTCGGGGTCGTGCGCGCAGCACTCGCACTCGATCGAGGCGTATATCGCTCACACTCCCGGCCTGCGCCTCGCGGTGCCGTCCACGGCGGATGACGCGTACCAGATGCTGCGCGCGGCGATCGTGTCCGACGACCCGGTGGTCGTGGCCGAGGCGCGCATGCTCTACCCGACGAAGGGAGAGGTGCGTCTCGACGCCCCCGTCGAGCCCATCGGCGGAGGCCGCATCACTCGCGAGGGTGCAGACGTGACCGTCGTCGCCTGGTCGCGCATGGCCGCTGCCGCGCTGGAGGCGGCGGAGGAGCTCGCCGCCGAGGGCATCGACGTCGAGGTGGTGGACCCGCGGTGGCTCGCGCCCCTCGACTTCGACCTCATCGCGGCATCCGTGCGCAAGACCGGACGCCTCGTGATCGCACACGAGGCCAACCTCACCGGCGGCTTCGGTGCGGAGATCGCCGCTCGTGCGGCCGAGGAGTGCTTCCGCGACCTGCGCGCGCCGATCGCCCGCGTCGGGGCGCCGGATGTGCCCACTCCGGCAGCTCCCGCGCTGCAGGCCGTGGTGATTCCCTCGGCCGCCGATGTGGTGTCGGCAGTGCGTCGTGTGGTTCGCTGA
- a CDS encoding amidohydrolase family protein, with product MSHSHARADAHIHLFRDGFVDGGRDELAWYEELRATAGVTAALVVGFEGSPRFAGNNAHILALARRLDWVRPTAFVDVTAPPSPAALRRMRADGFVGWSAYLPEASPSLSDWSSDHLEALAGGILSVNASPTALHHARHVLEKIADVRVLVSHLGLPGTTVRDADATAARHALAPLLALAPSAHISVKLSGLYAIDPSFPHPGARTTVDAVLGAFGADRIAWGSDFSPVLAEVAPDDAMGVPAWILAGLSPSETDAILGGTLLRHLAHVDSIGGTDA from the coding sequence TTGAGCCACTCGCACGCACGGGCCGATGCGCACATCCACCTCTTCCGCGACGGTTTCGTCGACGGCGGGCGTGATGAGCTCGCCTGGTACGAAGAGCTCCGCGCGACGGCCGGAGTGACCGCAGCGCTCGTGGTCGGATTCGAGGGCAGTCCGCGCTTCGCCGGCAACAACGCCCACATCCTCGCACTCGCCCGGCGGCTCGACTGGGTGCGGCCGACCGCGTTCGTCGACGTCACGGCTCCGCCCTCGCCCGCCGCACTGCGCCGGATGCGCGCGGACGGATTCGTGGGGTGGAGCGCCTACCTCCCCGAAGCGAGTCCCTCTCTGTCCGACTGGTCATCCGACCATCTCGAGGCGCTGGCCGGCGGCATCCTGAGCGTGAACGCCTCGCCTACCGCGCTGCATCATGCGCGACACGTGCTCGAGAAGATCGCCGACGTCCGCGTCCTCGTGAGCCATCTCGGCCTGCCAGGGACCACCGTGCGCGACGCCGATGCCACAGCGGCGCGGCACGCGCTCGCGCCGCTGCTCGCCCTCGCGCCGTCCGCGCACATCTCCGTCAAGCTCTCGGGCCTTTACGCGATCGATCCCTCCTTCCCGCATCCGGGGGCGCGGACGACCGTGGACGCCGTGCTCGGTGCATTCGGCGCCGACCGCATCGCCTGGGGATCGGACTTCTCCCCCGTCCTCGCGGAGGTCGCTCCCGACGACGCGATGGGCGTGCCCGCGTGGATCCTGGCGGGCCTCTCCCCCTCCGAGACGGATGCGATCCTGGGCGGTACACTGCTCAGGCATCTGGCACACGTTGACTCGATCGGGGGGACCGACGCATGA
- a CDS encoding helix-turn-helix domain-containing protein: protein MSAGSTGWSEPPLAGNIRRWRERRGLSLSALARDAEISKSTVSELERGIGNPSLDTLGAIARTLRIPIAFLFNEAQGPADVDIRRLSDAPVLSHVEGESIAQLLSGWTARGEAELSVVTVAADGRIDARGDGSGAVKRVVCVEGVVEVGTTARSDLLMQGDLITFPSDQSHFLRSVNGATRVLVIEQYPPSA from the coding sequence ATGAGCGCAGGTTCGACCGGGTGGTCGGAACCGCCACTTGCCGGCAACATCCGCCGCTGGCGTGAGCGGCGAGGGCTGAGCCTGTCCGCCCTGGCGCGTGACGCGGAGATCTCCAAGTCCACGGTCTCCGAGCTCGAACGCGGCATCGGCAATCCGTCCTTGGACACGCTCGGTGCCATCGCCCGCACGCTCCGCATCCCGATCGCCTTCCTGTTCAACGAGGCTCAAGGCCCGGCCGACGTCGACATCAGACGCCTGTCCGACGCCCCTGTGCTCTCGCACGTCGAGGGCGAGTCGATCGCCCAGCTGCTCAGCGGCTGGACCGCGCGCGGCGAGGCCGAGCTCTCCGTCGTGACCGTCGCCGCAGACGGACGGATCGACGCGCGCGGAGACGGCAGCGGAGCCGTCAAGCGCGTGGTGTGCGTGGAGGGCGTGGTCGAAGTGGGCACGACAGCCCGTTCCGATCTGCTCATGCAGGGCGACCTCATCACCTTCCCGAGCGATCAGTCCCACTTCCTGCGCAGCGTCAACGGCGCGACACGGGTCCTCGTGATCGAGCAGTACCCGCCCTCCGCCTGA